A region of Hoplias malabaricus isolate fHopMal1 chromosome 12, fHopMal1.hap1, whole genome shotgun sequence DNA encodes the following proteins:
- the LOC136710533 gene encoding uncharacterized protein, giving the protein MATTGCFACSECGMFSLTPFSTSSDKYSGCICSKCQLVSSLVDKVDQLEVRIRSLLLLRDKQRDSVLATPGALGRVSTPTTPALEPSQRGEWVTSRRHSRKAKADANAEAKASPPGHHAPPIRVSNRFALLSEAPAEEPVKSALVIGDSIVRHMKLATPLGAPAVTVSCLSGARAPDISGNLRLLANRRYSRVVIHVGANDIRLRQSEVTKGNITEVIKLAQTMSDDVICSGPIPMRRGDEAYSRLWALNCWMSKWCSENQVGFIDNWLRFEGKPGLIGRDGIHPTREGAALLSCSIAHSLLVSQQSSVDSC; this is encoded by the coding sequence atggctactactgggtgttttgcctgctcagagtgtggcatgtttagtttaacgcccttttccacctctagcgataaatatagtggttgtatttgtagtaagtgtcagctagttagctctctggtggataaagtggaccagctagaagtgcgcatccggagcttattattgttgagggataaacagcgagattcagtgttagcaactccgggtgccttagggagagttagcacccccacgactccggcgttagagccctcacagcggggtgaatgggtgacgtctcggcgtcatagccggaaagctaaggctgatgctaacgctgaggccaaagctagcccaccgggacaccacgctcctccgattcgcgtgtcaaacagatttgccctgctcagcgaagcacccgctgaggagcctgttaagagtgctctggttataggagactctattgttcggcacatgaaattagctactcctttaggggcgccggcagtaacagttagctgtttatcgggagccagagcgccggatattagtggcaaccttagactgttagctaataggagatattcgagggtagtcattcatgtaggggccaatgatattcgtctgcggcagtctgaggtaactaagggtaatattacagaggtgattaaactggcccagacgatgtccgatgacgtaatctgctctggccccataccaatgcggcgtggcgacgaagcttacagcagactttgggcgttaaactgctggatgtccaagtggtgttccgaaaatcaagtgggctttatagacaattggttacgttttgagggcaagcctggtcttataggtagggatggtatccaccccacgcgggagggtgctgccttactttcttgcagtatagcacatagtcttttagttagtcagcagagtagtgtagatagctgctga